The Musa acuminata AAA Group cultivar baxijiao chromosome BXJ1-8, Cavendish_Baxijiao_AAA, whole genome shotgun sequence genomic sequence TTGGGTAAGCGAATATTGCTACCAAGAAAGCAAAGTAGAACAAAATCAGTATGAGCCTTGCAACATGATAGCGGAGGCCATATATAGGAGTTGTaatatgtctttccatcgaccaagtgtAACTACTCATAAAACACAAAAGCCTTGAAGCAGTGATTGAAAGGGGCGAGAAGCAATTAcaggtctagagggacttagctacataaagctaagcatcagttagaatagaagtggactcggaggagtatcGTAGAGGTAGATCTACCGATTGCGAAGAAAGGGACACAAATATAAagtgatggatagtagggccatgggcatggtagcgctatggtaccgcaaaggccagGAAACTTTGTAAAACTAGTGTTAATAGACTTCTCATCAAAATAATCGAAAGTGGAGGGATTTCAGGTCGATGTAGGAGTACTcgattaaggaatgaagtaggtaGTACTTAATGTTTATACCTTTTCTACTTAGAGGAGTAGACAATAGAAATGATGAAGAAGATGGTATAATCCCAATAataaccaaaactattagaggctTGCTCCAAATCAGGgtgaaattttattcttttcaaGCAAAACTTCTTATATTCCAAAAGCTTGATGACAATGAGAAGGTGAATTACGATAACTAACTGAACGCAAGGAGTGATTTTAGATTCTTcgtaagtgtgagcaaagagtaagcAAAGACTAATAACTGACTTGATGTATGATATATAATCTTTGAGGAGGTGCACGAAGTGAacgaacctttgtcttctcaatccTTAAAAGAATAGGTAAAACTAAGTACTCCAGTAAATATAAAGTGGTGCGGAGTGTAAGTTAGAACAATATCTAGGGGCTACCCAAGTGACACATAAttggataagactttagggtagtGTTTAGAGTCCGTTCGCTATCTTGTTCCATAATAATATCACCTAGACAGTTATGGAAATCTTAGATTACAACGGATCACCTTAAATAATTTGTCTTGTGATCTTTCAAAGATTACGAaattcatatttataatttatattgtctatcaaatatttataaaaataaatatatatagattCCGATTTAAATACTAACCTATCTTTTGTAGGTCCGTTTTACCTGGACTAATTCTTTTTGAACGAACACCAAGAGCATTATATATTTTAGGTAAAACTAGCTAATAAAATGATGCTTATAATTAAATTAGTGATGGTCAAGATCACCTGACGTAACATGATTAAATTAGTGATGGTCGAGATCACCTGACGTAACATGATGGATGAGCATCATGTACTGGATATGCCGTTCGTGAAGACCGATAGAATCACTCAACAAAGAAGTAAACCCACGGGAGTTTTCAGAGAACGTGTGGACGATTCCAAACAAGTTATTACACTCCCCAGAGAGTCAAATGGCGGCTCTGCCGCAGCCATGAAAGAGAAGGAAGCTAAGCATGAGAGAACCCCATGTTTCCTGGTGAACTCCCCATGTACTGCTGCCCATTTGCTTGCTCACTCGGCTCGACGTGGTGTCGCGTCGCGCTCCAGGTGAAGAGACGACGAAGCAGCTTGAACTCCCTGTTGCTGCACCAGGTCAGCGTGCCAACCAcgaggaagaagacgaggaggGCAGCGAAGAAGGAGAACGCCCACAGTAGCTTCCCGTAGGAGGCCAGAGAGAAGGCTAACCCTAGCGCGCACATGGCGAGGATGATGAAGGCTCGCAGGATCCGCAACAAGGCCTTGATCTCCAACGTGTTGGGCGCCGCCTTCAGCAGCAGTATGATGATGGTGCCCATGGAGAAGCCGAAGGCGAGGCTGATGGCGACCAGGTACGCTATGCCCACTCGCGTGTGCTGCATGTCCTGCAGCTTCTCCGACCGCAACCGGCCGATCCCGCCCAGGAACGCCGCCGAGCCCACCAGCGTCGACACCACCATCAGCCACCCCCGAGTCTTCTTCATCCACTCCCGCTGCTCCTCGTCGCTCTCGACCGCCCGCGGCGGCGGCGACTGCGCTTGACTGACGACGCCAGTCGCAGCTTCCGTATAATATCCGTCCTGCAAATGCTTCAGCcttgttgttttcttttgttcttcttcctTATCATTTTCTTGAAGGAAAAAAAAGCTAATACTAAACTAACTAATCGACTTGCTGTTAAAGAAGAAAGGCTTCAAGTAAAGATTGAGATTAGTTGATATGAAACAAAGATTATGTCAACTATTCTAATATTCagatttaatatatattaaattgtaCTAAtggattttttaatatatttccaaCATATTCGTGGAATAAATCGATATTCTTTTCAGCtactaacaaaaaaaaattattttaaaaacatttttcaaaaatatatttcaatcataaagaaAAAAATGTGTAATTATTAGAAAAATTACATCTACTTATGTTTAATCGAGAAATAGGATATCACAaaactataaaaaataataataataataataaaaccgtAAAGACTCAATTATTTAGGATCATTATTGATATCAACAAAAAAATCACAagagtatttatattttttttagatttttctctACTACAAAACTATATACTATTCCAAAATATATCTTAAGCAATTATCTAAAAGAGGGGTTCATAAGCTACGTTGGTAGATATCATAGACTTTTAGCATTAAAGACGTAAAAGAGACATTTCTTGTTCTTCAAAGATCAACCTTTTGATCGAGAATTGAACTTCTCAAACAAATACTTGGTATATTTATAAACTCTACTGAATGCATAAAGACTTACTCGGTTTTCACTTGGTGGGAGAGTGGAGACACCGATCACTACTTGACTTGTTGCCATCTGTTTACTAGGATTAGTTGTGTTTAAAATCCTTGAGCTTCACTCTCCTTTTATAGTGAGTTCGGAACCATATTATAAAAAGTCAACTTTTTATGGTCAACTTATCTAATTAAGTGTACATTTAACAATCGATCGACTAAGAGGAGATAAGTACCAAGTCATCTTTACAAGGTCAATTAGACAAGTATACTACTATAGACTACCCAACTAATGAGGTTTATTGAAGACAACCGGTTGGATTTCTATAAGCAACGAAGACAAAGTCAAGGATGACTTTATAGGCGTTTCGGATTAAGATACCTATTAATCTGATTTAAGATTGGAGTAAGAGTGACGGAGCTTGAAATCATTTCCTACTTCAGCTGGATTAAGATACTTGTTAGTCAAATCTACATGTGAGAAAGTGGTTAGCCTGAGTGAAGGGATGAATTAGGATAATTTGGGTGAATAATCTAGACATGAATATTGCCAGAGGAGGTAAAGAAAGGCAACTAAAGAGAAGGGTCATTTTCCCAATATCTCTAAAATACTAACCATATAACCAACCACATCTTAACGAGAAGTTAAGTTGATTCATGAGAGATGGTGGGTGTAGCACGTCTCTGTAAACAATGAGATGTGATCCTTATGAGGGTTTGGACAAACATACCATCAAACAGTTTGATAGGTCAATGAAGAGCTTGATGGGTGGTACAATTTTGGAAAATGGGTTTGATCACATCAAAGGCAGAGAAAGAGGAACGAATGTGAGGATTCATTCTCTGATTTGGCAGATGTCCTCTAAGATTCGTTGACACAAAAAGCTATTAGCATCTTACCTTTGTTCATTTCCACAAAATCAACATATGAAATGCTTCTTTTTGTGGAAAATGGAGGGCAGGATAAGAGACTAAAGATCAAAATCAATAACCAACATAATGGaaaaagaggagggaggagggacacTACCTGTATCAACTTCAGCTTTGGATCATGCCAGATTCCTATTGTCATTAGGGCCTGAAACTGATGTACAGATTTCTCTCACATTTAATATCTCCAGTTCACTGGGACATCATAAAATGAGACAAATTAATATAAGGAATTATACTGGTGAGAATGCAATACATCAAGAACGGGTATATTATAAGTACCATCAAGATGTATTAGTAGGAGACGAATTCAATTTACCACTATGGCGGATCGTTTTTGCCCCTGCAGCAACTGCCGGAGTTGATGATACCCATGACGGTAGTGCTCCAGTGAGAAGCAGAGACCTCCCTCTTCCCCTCGGCACCATCAGATACGGCAGCCTTCTGCCTGTCCGACTCTCTTCAAGCTCTTTCATTCTAGACTTCAGATCTGAACTTGCCCTTCTCGTGTCCTCGATCTCCATGATGAGCTTCGCGTGTCCTAAATGCAACTGATGCAGGTACTGATCCAACTGCAAGATCCGGTCGTCGTGACGTTTGTCATCATCGGTAAGAGAATCCACCTGAGAAGCAAGCCCGCCCTTCTCAGTTGTCAGCAAGTCATCTTTAGCTTCAAAAGAATAGAATATGCCTATCTTTCTCATCACATTCTTGAGTTTTGTCAGCCTCGAGCTGCCTCATCTGATGATTCAGGATGACAACCTT encodes the following:
- the LOC135589143 gene encoding uncharacterized protein LOC135589143, with translation MATSQVVIGVSTLPPSENRDGYYTEAATGVVSQAQSPPPRAVESDEEQREWMKKTRGWLMVVSTLVGSAAFLGGIGRLRSEKLQDMQHTRVGIAYLVAISLAFGFSMGTIIILLLKAAPNTLEIKALLRILRAFIILAMCALGLAFSLASYGKLLWAFSFFAALLVFFLVVGTLTWCSNREFKLLRRLFTWSATRHHVEPSEQANGQQYMGSSPGNMGFSHA